The following coding sequences are from one Pseudonocardia sp. EC080619-01 window:
- a CDS encoding 2-hydroxy-3-oxopropionate reductase: MSRTVAFVGLGIMGGPMARHLAAAGHDVVGFNRSPEKTRALVEAGGRAAASVAEAVDGADVVALMLPDSPDVTSVLTDGVFDAAKPGTLIVDFSTIRPDVARDLAAQASDRGLRMIDAPVSGGQAGAENAALSIMVGGAEADVADARPLLDVVGKTVVHVGPSGAGQTVKAANQLIVAGNIALLAEALVFLEAHGADLPAAVEVLGGGLAGSAVLNQKAPKMLDRDFGPGFRIDLHHKDMGIVSEASRSAGVVTPVAALVAQLVAATRAAGDGDLDHSALFRTVARLNGAEK; the protein is encoded by the coding sequence ATGAGCAGGACCGTTGCGTTCGTCGGACTCGGGATCATGGGCGGTCCGATGGCCCGCCACCTGGCCGCGGCCGGGCACGACGTCGTCGGGTTCAACCGCAGCCCGGAGAAGACCCGCGCGCTGGTCGAGGCAGGCGGGCGGGCGGCGGCGTCGGTCGCGGAGGCCGTCGACGGTGCCGACGTCGTCGCGCTGATGCTGCCGGACTCGCCGGACGTCACCTCCGTCCTCACCGACGGGGTGTTCGACGCCGCGAAGCCCGGCACGCTGATCGTGGACTTCTCGACGATCCGGCCGGACGTCGCCCGCGACCTGGCCGCGCAGGCGTCGGACCGGGGGCTGCGGATGATCGACGCGCCGGTGTCCGGCGGGCAGGCCGGCGCCGAGAACGCCGCTCTCTCGATCATGGTCGGCGGCGCGGAGGCCGACGTCGCCGACGCGCGCCCCCTGCTCGACGTCGTCGGGAAGACCGTCGTGCACGTCGGGCCGAGCGGCGCCGGGCAGACCGTGAAGGCCGCGAACCAGCTGATCGTCGCGGGCAACATCGCGCTGCTCGCGGAGGCGCTGGTGTTCCTGGAGGCGCACGGCGCCGACCTCCCGGCCGCGGTCGAGGTGCTCGGCGGCGGGCTCGCCGGATCGGCGGTGCTGAACCAGAAGGCGCCGAAGATGCTGGACCGCGACTTCGGTCCCGGTTTCCGGATCGACCTGCACCACAAGGACATGGGCATCGTGTCCGAGGCGTCGCGCAGCGCCGGGGTCGTCACGCCGGTGGCGGCCCTGGTCGCCCAGCTCGTCGCCGCGACCCGCGCGGCGGGCGACGGCGACCTCGACCACTCGGCCCTGTTCCGCACGGTCGCGCGCCTGAACGGGGCGGAGAAGTGA
- the gcl gene encoding glyoxylate carboligase, translating into MTRMRAVDAAVRILEIEGATQAFGVPGAAINPFYAAMRRRRAELGDRAGGIGHVLARHVEGAAHMAEGYTRSGPGNIGVCIGTSGPAGTDMITGLYSAAADSIPILAITGQAPVARLHKEDFQAVDITAIAAPVTKMAMTVLEAAQVPGAFAQAFHLMRSGRPGPVLIDLPVDVQQTEIEFDPDTYTPLPVHRPAATPAQASRMLDLLCSGERPVIVAGGGIVNADASAELVELAEVLGVPVVPTLMGWGTIPDDHPLAAGMVGLQTAHRYGNATFLESDVVLGIGNRWANRHTGGLDTYRRGRRFVHVDIEPTQIGRVFAPDYGVVSDAGAALRVLLDEARRRRDAGTLPDRSEWAAQCRERRATLLRRTHFTEIPIKPQRVYEEMNRVFGPETRYVTTIGLSQIAAAQFLHVYRPRHWVNCGQAGPLGWTIPAAIGAAVADPSTPVVALSGDYDFQFMLEELAVGAQFGVPYVHVVVNNSYLGLIRQAQRAFDMDFEVQLGFDNINADPESALPKGYGVDHVRVAEGLGCVALRVADPELLEPTLHRASQLAREHKVPVVVEVVLERVTNIAMGTAEIDAVTEFEDLAHTPEDAPTAVGHRR; encoded by the coding sequence GTGACGCGCATGCGGGCCGTCGACGCGGCCGTGCGGATCCTGGAGATCGAGGGTGCGACGCAGGCCTTCGGCGTCCCGGGGGCGGCGATCAACCCGTTCTACGCGGCGATGCGCCGCCGCCGCGCCGAGCTCGGCGACCGCGCGGGCGGGATCGGCCATGTGCTGGCCCGGCACGTCGAGGGCGCCGCGCACATGGCCGAGGGCTACACGCGGTCGGGCCCGGGGAACATCGGCGTCTGCATCGGGACGTCCGGCCCCGCGGGCACCGACATGATCACCGGCCTGTACTCGGCGGCCGCCGACTCGATCCCGATCCTGGCGATCACCGGGCAGGCGCCGGTCGCGCGGCTGCACAAGGAGGACTTCCAGGCCGTCGACATCACGGCCATCGCCGCCCCGGTCACGAAGATGGCGATGACGGTGCTGGAGGCCGCGCAGGTGCCGGGCGCGTTCGCGCAGGCGTTCCACCTGATGCGGTCCGGGCGGCCCGGCCCGGTCCTGATCGACCTGCCGGTCGACGTGCAGCAGACCGAGATCGAGTTCGACCCGGACACCTACACGCCGCTGCCGGTGCACCGGCCCGCTGCCACCCCGGCGCAGGCGTCGAGGATGCTGGACCTGCTCTGCTCCGGGGAGCGGCCGGTGATCGTCGCGGGCGGCGGGATCGTCAACGCCGACGCGAGCGCCGAGCTCGTCGAGCTGGCCGAGGTGCTCGGCGTGCCGGTGGTGCCGACGCTGATGGGCTGGGGCACGATCCCCGACGACCACCCGCTGGCGGCCGGCATGGTCGGGCTGCAGACCGCGCACCGCTACGGCAACGCCACGTTCCTGGAGTCCGACGTCGTGCTCGGCATCGGCAACCGGTGGGCGAACCGGCACACCGGCGGGCTCGACACCTACCGGCGCGGGCGCCGGTTCGTGCACGTCGACATCGAGCCGACCCAGATCGGACGGGTGTTCGCCCCCGACTACGGCGTCGTCTCCGACGCCGGCGCCGCGCTGCGGGTGCTGCTCGACGAGGCCCGCCGCCGGCGCGACGCGGGCACGCTGCCCGACCGCTCGGAGTGGGCGGCACAGTGCCGGGAGCGGCGGGCGACCCTGCTGCGGCGCACCCACTTCACCGAGATCCCGATCAAGCCGCAGCGGGTGTACGAGGAGATGAACCGGGTGTTCGGCCCGGAGACCCGCTACGTCACGACGATCGGGCTCTCGCAGATCGCCGCCGCCCAGTTCCTGCACGTCTACCGCCCGCGGCACTGGGTCAACTGCGGCCAGGCCGGCCCGCTGGGCTGGACGATCCCGGCCGCGATCGGTGCCGCCGTCGCCGACCCGTCGACGCCGGTGGTCGCGCTGTCCGGCGACTACGACTTCCAGTTCATGCTCGAGGAGCTGGCGGTCGGCGCCCAGTTCGGCGTCCCCTACGTCCACGTCGTGGTCAACAACTCCTACCTGGGGCTGATCCGGCAGGCGCAGCGGGCGTTCGACATGGACTTCGAGGTGCAGCTCGGCTTCGACAACATCAACGCCGATCCCGAGAGCGCGCTGCCGAAGGGCTACGGCGTCGACCACGTCCGGGTCGCCGAGGGGCTCGGCTGCGTCGCGCTCCGGGTCGCCGACCCGGAGCTGCTGGAGCCCACCCTGCACCGGGCGTCGCAGCTGGCCCGCGAGCACAAGGTGCCGGTGGTCGTCGAGGTCGTCCTGGAGCGGGTCACGAACATCGCGATGGGCACCGCCGAGATCGACGCGGTGACCGAGTTCGAGGACCTCGCGCACACACCGGAGGACGCGCCGACCGCCGTCGGCCACCGCCGGTGA
- a CDS encoding glycerate kinase, whose translation MSAILLAPDKFKGSLDAAGVAAALADGIAGVAPDREVRRCPVADGGEGTVAAALAAGWTPVTVPSTGPTGVPLTATYARRGAVALVELAATSGLAVLPGGVPDPLGAGTEGLGTVLAHALGAGATELVVGLGGSATTDGGAGILRGLGARVLDGDGRDLPPGGAALARADRIDLTGLHPRLRGTRIVLAADVDNPLLGPDGAAAVYGPQKGADPAQVTALDAALSRWARVVAGAAGRDPAALAAGRDPAALAGGTGAGAAGGAGLGLTALCGATLRPGLGTVLDLTGFHDALGGAGLVVTGEGRLDGQTLHGKAPAGVAAAARAAGVPVVAVAGEVALDPAAVRAAGFRAAHALVDLASDRSEAMTDAARLLRRVGATIARLV comes from the coding sequence GTGAGCGCGATCCTGCTGGCACCGGACAAGTTCAAGGGCTCGCTCGACGCGGCCGGGGTCGCCGCCGCACTCGCCGACGGCATCGCCGGGGTGGCGCCGGACCGGGAGGTCCGGCGCTGCCCGGTCGCCGACGGCGGTGAGGGCACCGTGGCCGCGGCGCTGGCCGCGGGCTGGACACCGGTCACGGTGCCCTCGACCGGCCCCACCGGGGTCCCGCTCACCGCGACCTACGCCCGTCGCGGTGCGGTGGCGCTCGTCGAGCTGGCCGCCACCTCGGGGCTCGCGGTGCTGCCCGGCGGCGTCCCGGACCCGCTCGGGGCGGGGACCGAGGGGCTCGGCACGGTGCTCGCGCACGCCCTCGGTGCGGGGGCGACGGAGCTGGTCGTCGGGCTCGGCGGCAGCGCGACGACCGACGGTGGCGCCGGGATCCTGCGGGGGCTCGGTGCGCGCGTCCTGGACGGCGACGGCCGGGACCTCCCGCCGGGCGGCGCCGCGCTCGCGCGGGCCGACCGGATCGACCTCACCGGGCTGCACCCGCGGCTGCGCGGCACCCGGATCGTCCTCGCCGCGGACGTCGACAACCCGCTGCTCGGGCCGGACGGCGCCGCCGCGGTCTACGGCCCGCAGAAGGGCGCCGACCCGGCGCAGGTCACCGCGCTCGACGCGGCGCTCTCCCGGTGGGCGCGCGTCGTCGCCGGAGCGGCAGGCCGCGACCCGGCAGCACTCGCGGCAGGCCGCGACCCGGCGGCACTCGCGGGCGGCACCGGCGCGGGCGCCGCGGGCGGGGCCGGGCTCGGTCTGACCGCGCTGTGCGGCGCCACGCTGCGACCCGGCCTCGGCACCGTGCTGGACCTGACCGGCTTCCACGACGCGCTCGGCGGCGCCGGGCTCGTCGTCACCGGCGAGGGCCGGCTCGACGGCCAGACCCTGCACGGCAAGGCACCGGCCGGTGTCGCCGCCGCGGCACGGGCGGCCGGGGTCCCGGTCGTCGCCGTCGCCGGGGAGGTCGCGCTCGATCCGGCGGCCGTGCGCGCGGCCGGGTTCCGTGCCGCGCACGCCCTCGTCGACCTCGCCTCCGACCGGTCGGAGGCGATGACCGACGCCGCCCGGCTGCTGCGCCGGGTCGGCGCCACGATCGCCCGCCTCGTGTAG
- a CDS encoding gamma-glutamylcyclotransferase, translating into MTALFCSGDAMRGGRLHHNVSAHPFLGAVRTAPHYRMYSVRDGFPALLEDPSGGVPLAGEIYDVPLSAIRTDFLPDEPPELELTVVELDDGRDVLAVGLRPGVLERQADELTDITAHGGWRAYKGLPDPA; encoded by the coding sequence GTGACCGCTCTCTTCTGTTCCGGCGACGCGATGCGCGGCGGACGGCTGCACCACAACGTGTCCGCGCACCCCTTCCTCGGGGCCGTGCGCACCGCGCCGCACTACCGGATGTACTCCGTGCGCGACGGGTTCCCGGCACTGCTCGAGGACCCGTCCGGCGGGGTCCCGCTGGCCGGGGAGATCTACGACGTCCCGCTCTCGGCGATCCGCACCGACTTCCTTCCGGACGAGCCGCCGGAGCTGGAGCTGACCGTCGTCGAGCTCGACGACGGCCGCGACGTCCTCGCCGTCGGCCTGCGGCCCGGCGTGCTGGAGCGGCAGGCCGACGAGCTCACCGACATCACCGCGCACGGCGGGTGGCGGGCCTACAAGGGCCTGCCCGACCCCGCCTGA
- a CDS encoding IclR family transcriptional regulator, which translates to MRKNVSDDDVAAEVAGGVPARSGTVQAVERAVDLLEAMADAGGTVSLSHLAASSGLPLPTIHRLVRTLAGRGYVRQQSSREYALGPRLVRLGDTAGRLVGVWAQPRLASLVDELGESANLAMLEGNQVVYVAQEPGRHSMRMFTEVGRRVSPHCTAVGKALLARMPADRAREILRHTDFVRHTDNTVTDIDQFGAELEKVRATGYAIDEGEQELGVRCVAVALDGPLPAAVSISGPTTRMTDTLVDSAVPRLKAAADALVAELARQDAAGA; encoded by the coding sequence ATGCGGAAGAACGTGTCCGACGACGACGTGGCGGCCGAGGTGGCCGGTGGCGTCCCCGCGCGCTCCGGGACCGTCCAGGCCGTCGAACGGGCCGTCGACCTGCTCGAGGCGATGGCCGACGCCGGCGGCACCGTGAGCCTGTCCCACCTCGCCGCCAGCTCCGGGCTGCCGCTGCCCACGATCCACCGGCTCGTCCGGACCCTGGCCGGGCGCGGCTACGTCCGGCAGCAGTCGTCGCGGGAGTACGCGCTCGGCCCCCGCCTCGTGCGGCTCGGGGACACCGCGGGCCGGCTGGTCGGCGTCTGGGCCCAGCCGCGGCTGGCGAGCCTGGTCGACGAGCTGGGGGAGAGCGCCAACCTGGCGATGCTGGAGGGCAACCAGGTCGTCTACGTGGCCCAGGAGCCCGGCCGGCACTCGATGCGGATGTTCACCGAGGTCGGGCGCCGCGTGTCGCCGCACTGCACCGCCGTCGGGAAGGCGCTGCTCGCCCGCATGCCGGCCGACCGGGCGCGGGAGATCCTGCGGCACACCGACTTCGTCCGGCACACCGACAACACCGTCACCGACATCGACCAGTTCGGCGCCGAGCTGGAGAAGGTCCGTGCGACCGGGTACGCGATCGACGAGGGCGAGCAGGAGCTCGGGGTGCGGTGCGTCGCCGTCGCGCTGGACGGGCCGTTGCCGGCCGCCGTCTCCATCTCGGGGCCGACGACCCGGATGACCGACACCCTGGTCGACTCCGCCGTCCCGAGGCTGAAGGCGGCCGCCGACGCACTGGTCGCCGAGCTCGCCCGGCAGGACGCCGCCGGCGCCTGA
- the allB gene encoding allantoinase AllB, whose product MTTAGEQPREVGVTGGRIVAIEPLGNGLDGTRVIELADDEVLLPGLVDTHVHVNEPGRTEWEGFASATRAAAAGGVTTIVDMPLNSIPPTVDVAALEVKRKVAADQAFVDVGFWGGAVPGNAGDLRGLHDEGVFGFKCFLLHSGVDEFPPLDADEMERDMAELATFDAVMIVHAEDSRAIEKAPTPHGSAYASFLASRPRGAENLAIAEVIERARWTGARAHVLHVSSSDALPMLATARRDGVRITAETCPHYLTLFAEEIADGATTHKCCPPIREASNRELLWEGLLEGTIDCIVSDHSPSTAELKLLDSGDFGLAWGGVSSLQLGLSLVWSEARRRGIGLEQVVRWMAAKPAELVGLTSKGKVALGYDADLTVFAPDAAFVVDPARLHHKNKVSAYAGRSLAGVVRRTILAGHDVDTGAGAVPRGRLLRRGSVEQVVERAAEVHAPAPDEG is encoded by the coding sequence ATGACGACGGCCGGGGAGCAGCCCCGGGAGGTCGGCGTCACCGGGGGGCGGATCGTCGCGATCGAGCCGCTGGGCAACGGCCTCGACGGCACCCGGGTGATCGAGCTCGCCGACGACGAGGTGCTGCTGCCCGGGCTCGTCGACACCCACGTGCACGTCAACGAGCCCGGCCGCACCGAGTGGGAGGGCTTCGCCTCGGCGACCCGGGCCGCCGCGGCCGGCGGGGTCACCACGATCGTCGACATGCCGCTGAACTCCATCCCGCCGACGGTCGACGTCGCGGCGCTGGAGGTGAAGCGCAAGGTCGCCGCCGACCAGGCCTTCGTCGACGTCGGGTTCTGGGGCGGCGCGGTGCCGGGCAACGCCGGTGACCTGCGCGGCCTGCACGACGAGGGCGTCTTCGGCTTCAAGTGCTTCCTGCTGCACTCCGGCGTCGACGAGTTCCCGCCGCTCGACGCGGACGAGATGGAGCGGGACATGGCCGAGCTGGCCACGTTCGACGCCGTCATGATCGTCCACGCCGAGGACTCGCGGGCGATCGAGAAGGCGCCCACCCCGCACGGTTCGGCGTACGCGTCGTTCCTGGCATCGCGGCCCCGTGGCGCGGAGAACCTCGCCATCGCCGAGGTGATCGAGCGGGCGCGGTGGACCGGGGCGCGGGCGCACGTGCTGCACGTGTCGTCGTCGGACGCGCTGCCGATGCTCGCGACCGCGCGCCGCGACGGCGTCCGGATCACCGCGGAGACCTGCCCGCACTACCTGACGCTGTTCGCCGAGGAGATCGCCGACGGCGCCACCACGCACAAGTGCTGCCCGCCGATCCGGGAGGCGTCGAACCGGGAGCTGCTCTGGGAGGGGCTGCTGGAGGGGACGATCGACTGCATCGTCTCCGACCACTCGCCCTCCACGGCGGAGCTGAAGCTGCTCGACTCCGGGGACTTCGGGCTGGCCTGGGGCGGGGTGTCGTCGCTGCAGCTGGGGCTGTCCCTGGTGTGGAGCGAGGCCCGGCGGCGCGGCATCGGGCTGGAGCAGGTCGTGCGGTGGATGGCGGCCAAGCCCGCCGAGCTGGTCGGGCTCACCTCCAAGGGGAAGGTCGCACTGGGCTACGACGCCGACCTCACCGTCTTCGCCCCGGACGCCGCGTTCGTCGTCGACCCGGCCCGGCTGCACCACAAGAACAAGGTCAGCGCCTACGCCGGCCGGTCGCTCGCCGGCGTGGTCCGCCGGACGATCCTGGCCGGTCACGACGTGGACACCGGAGCGGGCGCGGTGCCCCGGGGCCGGCTGCTGCGCCGCGGGTCGGTGGAGCAGGTCGTGGAGCGGGCCGCCGAGGTCCACGCCCCGGCGCCGGACGAGGGCTAG
- a CDS encoding DedA family protein — MTRMDEHADGRAPGTSWPRRSERDAARSTTEPIPVVPAAGVAAPAPPAPRKRFRWRSKDYSPEELAEAKQAWRDAVPWDHPMSRGDKFLVFATFGVVLLMMASMPVRPFLLASHPIALSAVTGSLSAIGAGAAFARIGEGALWLVVAAGVFGMIKFDWLFWLAGRRWGEKIIELWAPGDVAKRFVARVRSWPAWAMPLVVMAAALPGIPAPAVFAVAGLSGMGLVRFLVFDAIGAAMITGLVAGLGYGVGQHAVDVVLMIDDYALWITLGLVAVVSVRAGYRGYKEDREKKAARAAAAPGEG, encoded by the coding sequence ATGACCAGGATGGACGAGCACGCGGACGGCCGGGCACCGGGGACGAGCTGGCCGCGGCGCAGCGAGCGGGACGCCGCGCGGAGCACGACGGAGCCGATCCCGGTGGTCCCCGCGGCGGGTGTCGCCGCCCCGGCTCCGCCGGCACCGCGGAAGCGTTTCCGGTGGCGCAGCAAGGACTACTCGCCGGAGGAGCTGGCCGAGGCGAAGCAGGCATGGCGGGACGCCGTGCCGTGGGACCACCCGATGTCGCGGGGCGACAAGTTCCTGGTGTTCGCGACCTTCGGTGTCGTGCTGCTGATGATGGCGTCGATGCCGGTGCGGCCGTTCCTCCTGGCGTCGCACCCGATCGCCCTCAGCGCGGTCACCGGCAGCCTGTCGGCGATCGGTGCCGGTGCCGCGTTCGCCCGGATCGGTGAGGGCGCACTCTGGCTGGTGGTCGCCGCCGGCGTGTTCGGGATGATCAAGTTCGACTGGCTGTTCTGGCTGGCCGGCCGCCGGTGGGGCGAGAAGATCATCGAGCTGTGGGCGCCGGGCGACGTCGCGAAGCGGTTCGTGGCGCGGGTCCGGTCCTGGCCCGCGTGGGCGATGCCGCTGGTCGTGATGGCAGCGGCGCTGCCGGGGATCCCGGCACCCGCCGTGTTCGCGGTCGCCGGGCTGAGCGGTATGGGGCTGGTCCGGTTCCTGGTCTTCGACGCGATCGGCGCCGCGATGATCACCGGCCTCGTGGCGGGGCTGGGCTACGGGGTCGGACAGCACGCGGTCGACGTGGTCCTGATGATCGACGACTACGCCCTGTGGATCACCCTGGGACTGGTGGCCGTGGTGTCGGTGCGCGCGGGCTACCGCGGCTACAAGGAGGACCGGGAGAAGAAGGCCGCCCGCGCCGCGGCCGCTCCGGGGGAGGGCTGA
- a CDS encoding hydroxypyruvate isomerase family protein — protein sequence MSTFPSTPLPLTVNCSIVFGDVPLLERPAAAAAAGFDAVEFWWPFDRPVPSDHEVDAFVTAVSDAGVVLTGLNFAAGDMPAGERGILSDPDRATAFADNVEVAVGIGSRLGTTGFNALYGNRIPGVAPEAQDELAAEHLALAGRAAARIGAVALLEPVSGVDAYPVRTAADAVAVLDRVGSDDVRLLLDVYHLAVNGDDPAAAIDRYAGRIGHVQIADAPGRGEPGTGGLPIAGLVDRVHAAGYRGRISLEYKPTTSEPFAWLARPEGARA from the coding sequence GTGTCCACGTTCCCGTCCACGCCCCTCCCCCTGACCGTCAACTGTTCCATCGTCTTCGGCGACGTCCCGCTGCTCGAACGGCCCGCGGCCGCCGCGGCGGCCGGGTTCGACGCCGTCGAGTTCTGGTGGCCGTTCGACCGGCCCGTCCCGTCCGACCACGAGGTCGACGCGTTCGTGACCGCGGTGTCCGACGCCGGTGTCGTCCTCACCGGGCTCAACTTCGCCGCCGGTGACATGCCCGCCGGCGAGCGCGGGATCCTGTCCGACCCGGACCGCGCGACCGCGTTCGCCGACAACGTCGAGGTCGCGGTCGGGATCGGGTCCCGGCTCGGGACCACCGGCTTCAACGCCCTCTACGGCAACCGGATCCCCGGCGTCGCCCCGGAGGCGCAGGACGAGCTCGCCGCCGAGCACCTCGCCCTCGCCGGGCGCGCGGCCGCCCGGATCGGCGCGGTCGCGCTGCTCGAGCCGGTCAGCGGGGTCGACGCCTACCCGGTGCGGACCGCGGCCGACGCCGTCGCGGTACTCGACCGGGTCGGGTCCGACGACGTCCGGCTGCTGCTCGACGTCTACCACCTGGCCGTGAACGGCGACGACCCCGCGGCCGCGATCGACCGGTACGCCGGCCGGATCGGCCACGTCCAGATCGCCGACGCCCCGGGACGCGGCGAGCCCGGCACCGGCGGTCTGCCGATCGCCGGCCTCGTCGACCGGGTGCACGCCGCCGGCTACCGCGGCCGGATCTCGCTGGAGTACAAGCCCACCACCTCCGAGCCGTTCGCCTGGCTCGCCCGCCCGGAAGGAGCACGCGCATGA
- a CDS encoding aspartate/glutamate racemase family protein: protein MRILVVNVNTTESVTEAIAASARAVAAPGTEIVGLTPRFGAESVEGNLESYLAAVGVADAVARYREPFDAVIQAGYGEHGREGLQEMLDVPVVDITEAAAATAMYLGHRYSVVTTLDRTVPLISDRLLLAGLDRRCASVRASGLAVLELEEDPARAVAAIVAQARRAVAEDGAEVICLGCGGMAGLEEKVRAETGVPVVDGVPAAVTVAESLVRLGLSTSKSRTYAAPRTKKITGFPLEAS, encoded by the coding sequence ATGCGGATCCTCGTCGTCAACGTCAACACCACCGAGTCGGTCACCGAGGCGATCGCGGCGTCGGCGCGTGCCGTCGCGGCGCCCGGGACGGAGATCGTCGGGCTGACGCCGCGGTTCGGCGCCGAGTCCGTCGAGGGCAATCTGGAGAGCTACCTCGCCGCCGTCGGTGTCGCCGACGCCGTCGCCCGCTACCGCGAGCCGTTCGACGCGGTGATCCAGGCCGGCTACGGCGAGCACGGCCGCGAGGGTCTGCAGGAGATGCTCGACGTACCCGTCGTCGACATCACCGAGGCGGCCGCCGCCACCGCGATGTACCTGGGGCACCGCTACTCGGTGGTGACCACCCTGGACCGCACGGTCCCGCTCATCTCCGACCGCTTGCTGCTGGCCGGGCTGGACCGGCGGTGCGCGTCGGTCCGCGCGTCCGGGCTGGCGGTGCTCGAGCTGGAGGAGGACCCGGCCCGGGCGGTCGCGGCGATCGTCGCGCAGGCCCGCCGGGCGGTCGCCGAGGACGGCGCCGAGGTGATCTGCCTCGGGTGCGGCGGGATGGCCGGCCTGGAGGAGAAGGTCCGTGCCGAGACCGGCGTGCCGGTCGTCGACGGTGTCCCCGCCGCCGTCACCGTGGCGGAGTCGCTGGTCCGCCTGGGCCTGTCCACCTCGAAGTCCCGCACCTACGCGGCCCCGCGCACCAAGAAGATCACCGGATTCCCCCTGGAGGCATCGTGA
- a CDS encoding NCS1 family nucleobase:cation symporter-1: protein MTRPGTTGTSAEQDAVPGDLSSRLYNHDLAPTRVEGRSWKAYNIFTLWAVDVHSLGNYGFALGLFALGLGAWQIMVSLGIGALLLFVLLTVAGYMGWRTGLPFPVMSRISFGVRGAQLPAMVRGVVAIAWFGIQTYLATQVLTVMVLAVAPGAGALEEVSFLGLSALGWICFLALWVIQVVILLYGMDGIRRYEAFAGPVVLVTLAALAGWMLWQTGGDIAWSVPEPLTGGTMWVQILAGAALWTAIYGTFVLNFCDFTRNSTSTSAIRRGSFWGILPNTLFFGFVVVVLAGGQFRIDGQVISSPSDVVDTIPNTPLLLLASAALLVLTVAVNLMANFVAPCYALSNLMPTVLDFRRAGIVSAVLGLVILPWNLYDNPVVIVYFLGVLGALLGPLFGIVMADYWLVRRGRVDVPALYSEDPDSAYHYRSGVNLRAVAVFVPSAALAVVAGFVPAMEAVAPFSWFLGAAVAAIGTVLVAPRGADYRAVSGEHIAVRSSEH, encoded by the coding sequence ATGACGCGCCCCGGTACGACCGGCACCTCCGCCGAGCAGGACGCCGTACCCGGTGATCTCAGCTCGCGGCTGTACAACCACGACCTCGCCCCGACCCGCGTCGAGGGCCGGTCGTGGAAGGCCTACAACATCTTCACGCTCTGGGCCGTCGACGTGCACAGCCTGGGCAACTACGGCTTCGCGCTCGGCCTGTTCGCGCTCGGTCTCGGCGCCTGGCAGATCATGGTGTCGCTGGGCATCGGGGCGCTGCTGCTGTTCGTCCTGCTGACGGTCGCCGGGTACATGGGCTGGCGGACCGGGCTGCCGTTCCCGGTGATGAGCCGGATCTCGTTCGGGGTCCGGGGCGCGCAGCTGCCGGCGATGGTCCGGGGCGTCGTCGCGATCGCCTGGTTCGGCATCCAGACCTACCTCGCCACCCAGGTGCTCACCGTGATGGTGCTGGCCGTCGCCCCCGGAGCCGGGGCGCTGGAGGAGGTCTCGTTCCTCGGCCTGTCCGCGCTCGGCTGGATCTGCTTCCTGGCGCTGTGGGTGATCCAGGTCGTCATCCTGCTGTACGGCATGGACGGCATCCGCCGCTACGAGGCGTTCGCCGGGCCGGTCGTGCTGGTCACCCTGGCCGCGCTGGCCGGCTGGATGCTCTGGCAGACCGGCGGCGACATCGCCTGGTCGGTGCCCGAGCCCCTCACCGGGGGCACCATGTGGGTGCAGATCCTCGCCGGTGCCGCTCTGTGGACGGCGATCTACGGGACGTTCGTCCTCAACTTCTGCGACTTCACCCGCAACTCCACCAGCACGTCGGCGATCCGCCGGGGCAGCTTCTGGGGGATCCTGCCGAACACGCTGTTCTTCGGGTTCGTGGTCGTCGTGCTGGCCGGTGGCCAGTTCCGGATCGACGGGCAGGTAATCTCCAGCCCCAGCGACGTCGTCGACACGATCCCGAACACGCCGCTGCTGCTGCTCGCCTCGGCCGCGCTGCTGGTCCTGACGGTCGCGGTGAACCTCATGGCCAACTTCGTCGCGCCCTGCTACGCGCTGTCCAACCTGATGCCGACGGTCCTGGACTTCCGCCGGGCCGGGATCGTCAGCGCCGTGCTCGGCCTGGTGATCCTGCCGTGGAACCTCTACGACAACCCGGTCGTGATCGTCTACTTCCTCGGCGTGCTGGGCGCGCTGCTCGGGCCGCTGTTCGGGATCGTGATGGCCGACTACTGGCTGGTGCGGCGCGGCCGGGTCGACGTGCCCGCGCTCTACTCGGAGGACCCGGACAGTGCCTACCACTACCGGAGCGGGGTCAACCTGCGCGCGGTCGCGGTCTTCGTCCCCTCGGCGGCCCTGGCCGTCGTGGCCGGGTTCGTCCCCGCGATGGAGGCCGTCGCACCGTTCTCCTGGTTCCTCGGCGCCGCGGTCGCCGCGATCGGAACGGTCCTGGTCGCCCCGCGCGGCGCGGACTACCGTGCCGTGTCCGGCGAGCACATCGCGGTGCGGTCCTCCGAGCACTGA